From the genome of Clostridia bacterium, one region includes:
- a CDS encoding phosphoribosylaminoimidazolesuccinocarboxamide synthase: protein MVTKLDQLYEGKAKKIYQTDDPAVYWVEYKDDATAFNNLKKGTIQDKGYYNNQISALLFSYLKDNGIDNHFLQLAGEREMLVHRLEIIPIEVIVRNIAAGSLSKRLGIPEGTPLKHPVLEFCYKSDALGDPMINEDHIAVLELAAPEEVALIKAQSYRINELLQQRFLAANLILVDFKLEFGRHGDRVILGDEISPDTCRLWDKDTMEKLDKDRFRHDLGQVEDAYVQVFHRLKGGA, encoded by the coding sequence TTGGTCACGAAACTAGATCAGCTCTATGAAGGCAAGGCGAAAAAGATTTATCAAACGGACGATCCGGCGGTTTACTGGGTGGAATATAAAGACGACGCCACCGCTTTTAATAATTTGAAAAAAGGTACCATTCAAGACAAGGGCTATTACAACAACCAGATTTCCGCCCTGCTTTTCAGCTACTTGAAAGACAACGGAATTGACAACCATTTCCTGCAGCTGGCGGGGGAACGGGAGATGCTGGTCCACCGGCTGGAGATCATCCCCATTGAAGTGATCGTCCGCAATATTGCCGCCGGCAGCTTGTCCAAGCGGCTGGGCATCCCGGAAGGAACACCTTTGAAACACCCTGTGTTGGAATTCTGCTATAAATCCGATGCTTTAGGAGATCCCATGATCAATGAAGACCACATCGCCGTGCTGGAACTGGCCGCACCGGAAGAAGTGGCTCTTATCAAAGCCCAGTCCTACCGGATCAACGAGCTGCTGCAGCAGCGGTTCCTGGCCGCCAATCTTATCCTGGTGGATTTTAAACTGGAATTCGGCCGCCACGGGGACCGGGTGATACTGGGGGATGAGATCTCCCCGGATACTTGCCGGCTTTGGGACAAAGACACCATGGAAAAACTGGACAAAGACCGCTTCCGCCACGACCTGGGACAGGTAGAAGACGCCTATGTGCAAGTGTTCCACCGGTTAAAAGGAGGCGCCTAA
- a CDS encoding phosphoribosylformylglycinamidine cyclo-ligase, producing the protein MSERTKAISYREAGVDIDAGNRTVELIKEHARTATRPEVLSGIGGFGGLFALDPSRYREPVLVASTDGVGTKLQLAFDLDEHHTVGIDLVAMCVNDILVQGAEPLFFLDYLATGRLVPEQAAAVVKGIAEGCRQAGCALIGGETAEMPGFYPPDHYDLAGFAVGVVEREKIIDGSRVTAGDKLIGLASSGLHSNGFSLARKVLFDRERARPGAAGDPAALKKELLTPTRIYVPYVLPLLEKYQVKGMAHITGGGLVENLPRAFPVQFDALVQVGSWPVPPVFELIARQGPVAPSEMYRTFNMGIGFVLIVDPREETAVKEELASQGLPAYTIGSIIPGSGVTRFDPPLA; encoded by the coding sequence TTGTCTGAACGGACCAAGGCGATCAGCTACCGGGAGGCCGGGGTGGATATCGACGCGGGAAATAGGACGGTGGAATTGATCAAGGAACATGCCCGTACCGCCACCCGGCCGGAAGTATTGTCCGGCATCGGCGGTTTCGGCGGGTTGTTCGCTTTAGACCCCAGCCGCTACCGGGAACCGGTGCTGGTAGCCTCCACCGACGGGGTAGGCACCAAACTGCAGCTGGCCTTTGACCTGGATGAACATCACACCGTCGGCATTGACCTGGTGGCAATGTGTGTTAATGACATTTTAGTACAAGGAGCCGAGCCTTTATTCTTCCTGGATTACCTGGCCACCGGCCGTCTAGTGCCGGAACAAGCGGCAGCCGTGGTGAAGGGCATAGCGGAAGGATGCCGGCAAGCAGGCTGTGCCTTAATTGGGGGTGAAACGGCGGAAATGCCCGGTTTCTACCCACCGGACCACTATGACCTGGCCGGCTTTGCCGTGGGTGTGGTGGAGCGGGAGAAGATCATTGACGGCTCCCGGGTCACCGCCGGTGACAAACTCATCGGCCTGGCGTCCAGCGGGCTCCACTCCAACGGCTTTTCCCTGGCCAGGAAAGTGCTTTTTGACCGGGAACGAGCACGGCCCGGTGCCGCCGGGGACCCGGCGGCGCTGAAAAAGGAACTGCTCACCCCCACCAGGATCTACGTGCCATACGTACTGCCTTTACTGGAGAAATACCAAGTCAAGGGAATGGCCCATATCACGGGAGGCGGCTTGGTGGAAAACTTGCCCAGGGCATTTCCCGTCCAATTCGATGCCCTGGTGCAGGTAGGCAGCTGGCCGGTGCCGCCGGTTTTCGAGTTAATCGCCCGGCAGGGCCCGGTAGCGCCTTCGGAAATGTACCGTACCTTCAATATGGGCATCGGTTTTGTATTGATCGTGGATCCCCGGGAAGAAACAGCGGTCAAGGAAGAATTGGCGAGCCAAGGTCTTCCCGCTTATACCATCGGTTCCATCATCCCCGGCAGCGGGGTAACCAGATTTGACCCCCCTTTAGCTTGA
- a CDS encoding adenylosuccinate lyase, translating to MIERYTLPEMGAIWTEENKLKKWLLIEVLACEAQARLGHIPAEAWRRIQANAGFDLKRVQEIEQVTHHDVIAFLTAVAEKVGEASRYIHLGMTSSDVLDTALALQMRDAADLLLKRLHTLQQALAEKARQYKYTLMMGRTHGIHAEPTTFGLKMALWYQETGRNIARLEKARENISVGMISGAVGTYANIDPRVEEYVCRKLDLKPAPVSTQIIQRDRHAEYVCTLALIGSSLDKFATELRHLQRTEVLEAEEPFARGQKGSSAMPHKKNPILNERISGLARILRGHALTALENVALWHERDISHSSAERVIIPDSTILLDYMLAKFTHIIENLVVHEKNMRQNLDHTHGLVFSQRVLLALVDKGVLREEAYAWVQRNALKAWEENTPFQALILNDPDITRYLSSEEISRLFDYGYHLKQVDYIFRKAGLE from the coding sequence ATGATTGAACGTTACACACTGCCGGAAATGGGGGCCATTTGGACGGAAGAAAACAAGCTGAAAAAATGGCTCTTGATTGAAGTCCTGGCTTGCGAAGCCCAGGCCCGGTTGGGCCACATCCCGGCCGAAGCCTGGCGCCGGATTCAAGCAAACGCCGGTTTTGATTTAAAGCGGGTCCAGGAGATAGAGCAGGTCACCCATCACGATGTCATTGCTTTTCTTACGGCGGTGGCGGAAAAAGTGGGCGAAGCATCCCGGTACATCCACCTGGGGATGACTTCTTCCGATGTCCTGGACACCGCCCTGGCCCTCCAGATGCGGGACGCCGCCGACCTGCTGCTGAAGAGACTGCATACCCTACAGCAAGCCCTGGCGGAAAAGGCCCGGCAGTATAAATACACCCTGATGATGGGCCGGACCCACGGTATCCATGCTGAACCCACCACTTTCGGCCTCAAAATGGCCCTCTGGTACCAGGAAACGGGGCGGAACATCGCCCGCTTGGAAAAAGCCAGGGAAAACATCAGCGTGGGCATGATCTCCGGCGCCGTGGGCACCTACGCTAACATCGATCCCCGGGTGGAAGAATATGTCTGCCGGAAACTGGATCTGAAACCGGCACCGGTGTCCACCCAGATCATCCAGCGGGACCGGCATGCGGAATACGTATGCACCCTGGCCCTCATCGGCTCTTCCTTAGATAAATTTGCTACTGAACTAAGGCACCTGCAGCGCACGGAAGTGCTGGAAGCAGAGGAACCCTTTGCCCGGGGCCAGAAAGGCTCCTCCGCCATGCCCCATAAGAAGAATCCCATTCTTAATGAACGGATTTCCGGGCTGGCCCGGATCCTGAGAGGCCATGCCCTCACCGCTTTGGAAAACGTGGCCCTCTGGCATGAGCGGGATATTTCCCATTCCTCCGCCGAACGGGTCATTATCCCGGACAGCACCATTTTGCTGGATTACATGCTGGCCAAATTCACCCATATCATTGAGAACCTGGTGGTCCATGAAAAAAACATGAGGCAGAACTTGGACCACACCCACGGGCTGGTCTTTTCCCAGCGGGTGCTGCTGGCACTGGTAGACAAAGGAGTGCTCCGGGAAGAAGCCTACGCCTGGGTCCAGCGTAACGCTCTTAAGGCTTGGGAAGAAAACACGCCCTTCCAAGCGTTGATCCTGAACGATCCTGACATTACCAGGTACTTGAGCAGCGAGGAGATTTCCCGGTTATTCGATTACGGCTATCATCTCAAGCAAGTGGACTATATTTTCCGGAAAGCCGGTCTCGAATGA
- a CDS encoding phosphoribosylglycinamide formyltransferase, which produces MRPLLRIAVLASGRGTNLQALIEAQNADRLGGEIVLVVSDNPQAKALERASRHGIPTRVIEPAGYATREGFDRALVETLQAHRVELVVLAGYMRLLSPVVLQAYPQRVINIHPSLLPSFPGLNAQEQAWKYGVKYTGCTVHFVDEGMDTGPIIAQRVVAVNPEDTADDLAAKILQEEHRLYPQVVRWLAEGRVVLQGRRVLIKESDGC; this is translated from the coding sequence ATGCGCCCCCTGTTGAGAATTGCGGTTCTGGCTTCCGGGCGAGGGACCAATTTGCAGGCTCTGATTGAAGCGCAAAACGCCGACCGGTTGGGCGGGGAAATTGTACTAGTCGTTTCCGACAATCCCCAGGCTAAAGCATTAGAACGAGCCTCGCGCCACGGCATCCCCACGCGGGTCATTGAACCCGCCGGTTATGCCACCAGGGAGGGTTTCGACCGGGCCCTGGTGGAGACACTGCAGGCCCACCGGGTGGAGCTGGTGGTGCTGGCCGGGTACATGCGCCTCCTGTCTCCCGTGGTGCTGCAAGCTTACCCCCAGCGGGTGATCAATATCCACCCTTCCCTGCTCCCCAGCTTTCCCGGCCTCAATGCCCAGGAGCAGGCGTGGAAATACGGGGTGAAATACACCGGCTGTACCGTGCACTTCGTCGATGAAGGCATGGACACGGGCCCCATCATCGCCCAGCGGGTGGTGGCCGTGAACCCGGAAGATACCGCCGACGACTTGGCGGCCAAGATCCTGCAGGAAGAACACCGGCTTTATCCCCAGGTGGTGCGGTGGCTGGCGGAAGGCCGGGTGGTGCTGCAGGGACGCAGAGTGTTGATTAAGGAGAGTGATGGGTGTTGA
- the purE gene encoding 5-(carboxyamino)imidazole ribonucleotide mutase, with amino-acid sequence MGSDSDLPIMKQAADLLEELQIGYEVVIASAHRTPEQAFDYAKTAADRGLQVIIAGAGGAAHLPGVLAALTVLPVIGVPMATKTLGGVDSLYSIVQMPAGIPVATMAINGAKNAALFAAQILALQDAAVRERLGQYRANLAGEVQEKNRRLQSLGAEAYLKQRS; translated from the coding sequence ATGGGCAGTGACTCCGACCTGCCCATCATGAAACAAGCCGCCGACCTGCTGGAGGAATTGCAAATCGGTTATGAAGTGGTCATCGCTTCCGCCCACCGCACCCCGGAACAGGCCTTTGATTACGCGAAAACCGCTGCGGACCGGGGCTTGCAAGTGATCATCGCCGGGGCCGGGGGCGCCGCCCACTTGCCCGGAGTCTTAGCCGCCCTCACCGTGCTGCCGGTGATCGGGGTGCCCATGGCCACGAAAACCCTGGGCGGGGTGGATTCCTTGTACAGTATCGTGCAAATGCCGGCAGGCATTCCCGTAGCCACCATGGCCATCAACGGGGCCAAGAATGCGGCTCTTTTTGCCGCCCAGATCTTAGCCCTGCAGGATGCGGCCGTCCGGGAGCGCCTGGGGCAATACCGGGCTAACCTGGCCGGGGAAGTGCAAGAGAAAAACCGCCGCCTGCAGTCCTTGGGGGCGGAAGCTTACCTTAAGCAGCGGTCTTAA
- the menA gene encoding 1,4-dihydroxy-2-naphthoate octaprenyltransferase produces MVKTWFLAGRPWSLTATFVPVTLGAILAWDQGYFHPFLFLLSLLGGAAIQLGTNYTNTYGDYMSGVDTLESNRTSPQLVLGMLKPSHMLWVGIGCFAAAALIGVYLVALRSWPLLLVGVLGILGGYFYTLGIAYKYRGLGTVLVFFLMGPMMAWGGYYVQTGTNDWLPVWASLPVGFLISGLLHANDFRDIRHDAAAGIVTLGTILGHDRSLSFYYFLVIAAYACLVALVVTGVLPVVALLPLLALPRVWQQLRDAREGWAGDGEKLAWLEKNHAQLHFQFGLLLVSGLLIDIVL; encoded by the coding sequence ATGGTGAAGACCTGGTTTCTGGCAGGACGTCCCTGGTCTTTGACGGCTACTTTTGTCCCGGTAACCCTGGGAGCCATCTTGGCCTGGGACCAAGGCTATTTTCATCCTTTTCTCTTCCTCTTGTCCCTGCTGGGGGGAGCGGCCATCCAGTTAGGGACCAATTACACCAATACCTACGGGGATTACATGTCCGGCGTGGATACCCTGGAGTCCAACCGCACCTCTCCCCAATTGGTGCTGGGCATGCTCAAACCGTCCCACATGCTGTGGGTGGGGATAGGTTGTTTTGCGGCGGCCGCCTTGATCGGCGTGTACCTGGTGGCCTTACGCAGCTGGCCCCTGCTGCTGGTGGGTGTGCTGGGCATTTTAGGCGGGTATTTCTACACCCTGGGCATTGCTTACAAGTACAGGGGCTTGGGGACCGTCCTGGTGTTCTTCTTAATGGGCCCCATGATGGCCTGGGGTGGGTATTACGTGCAAACCGGGACCAATGACTGGCTGCCGGTATGGGCTTCCCTGCCCGTGGGTTTTTTGATTTCGGGTTTGCTGCATGCCAACGACTTCCGCGACATCCGGCATGATGCCGCCGCGGGAATCGTGACCCTTGGGACCATCCTCGGCCATGACCGGAGCCTGTCCTTTTATTATTTCCTGGTGATTGCCGCTTACGCTTGCCTGGTGGCGCTGGTGGTCACCGGGGTGCTGCCCGTCGTCGCTTTGCTGCCCCTGCTGGCCCTGCCCAGGGTGTGGCAGCAGCTGCGGGATGCCCGGGAAGGATGGGCCGGGGATGGGGAAAAATTGGCCTGGTTGGAAAAGAATCATGCCCAGCTGCATTTTCAATTCGGGCTGCTCCTAGTGAGCGGGCTGCTGATCGACATCGTATTGTAG
- the purD gene encoding phosphoribosylamine--glycine ligase, translated as MKVLVVGSGGREHALAWKLSQSPRVTKIYCAPGNAGMSSQAECVPIPATDLTALRDFALAQKIDLTVVGPEAPLAAGIVDVFQAAGLRIFGPNQAAARLESSKAFAKELMAKYGIPTGRFQTFHNPQDAKAYIEQLDSPCAVKADGLAAGKGVIVAAGPREALLAVDTLTAEHREASSVLVVEEFLQGEEITVMAFTDGKTVKPMVWAQDHKRVYEGDRGPNTGGMGAYSPTGLETPELQQEIYEKILAPTVTALAREGIPYRGVLYAGLILTAEGPKVLEFNARFGDPECQVVLPRLRTDLVEVMEAVIDGTLSDLDVTWAEEAAACVVLASGGYPGPYETGYAISGLADLPEGVLAFHAGTAFRENRIVTAGGRVLGVTALGPTLREAVAQAYAGAASIRFAHCHYRRDIAWRAFARQ; from the coding sequence TTGAAAGTACTGGTGGTAGGCTCCGGTGGGCGGGAGCACGCCCTGGCGTGGAAACTGTCCCAAAGTCCCCGGGTGACCAAAATCTACTGCGCTCCTGGCAATGCCGGCATGAGCTCCCAGGCGGAGTGCGTCCCCATCCCGGCGACGGACTTGACGGCCTTGCGGGATTTTGCCCTTGCCCAAAAGATCGACTTAACGGTGGTGGGACCGGAGGCTCCCCTGGCCGCCGGCATCGTAGATGTTTTCCAAGCAGCCGGCTTGCGTATTTTCGGGCCTAACCAAGCCGCCGCCCGGCTGGAAAGCAGCAAAGCCTTCGCCAAGGAGCTCATGGCTAAGTACGGCATCCCCACGGGCCGTTTTCAGACTTTTCACAACCCCCAAGACGCCAAAGCTTACATTGAGCAGTTGGACAGCCCCTGCGCCGTCAAAGCCGACGGCTTGGCCGCAGGCAAAGGCGTCATCGTGGCCGCCGGTCCCCGTGAAGCCCTCCTGGCGGTGGACACGTTGACGGCGGAGCACCGGGAAGCCTCCTCCGTCCTGGTGGTGGAAGAATTCCTACAGGGCGAGGAAATCACCGTCATGGCCTTTACCGACGGGAAAACGGTGAAACCCATGGTCTGGGCCCAGGACCATAAACGGGTCTACGAGGGAGATCGGGGACCGAACACCGGCGGCATGGGGGCCTACAGCCCCACCGGATTGGAAACCCCGGAGCTGCAGCAAGAAATTTATGAAAAAATCCTGGCGCCCACGGTGACGGCCCTGGCCCGGGAAGGAATTCCCTACCGGGGAGTCCTCTACGCCGGTTTGATTTTGACGGCGGAGGGGCCGAAGGTGTTGGAATTCAACGCCCGCTTCGGCGACCCGGAATGCCAGGTGGTGTTGCCTCGCTTGAGGACGGACCTGGTGGAAGTCATGGAAGCGGTCATAGACGGCACCTTATCTGACCTGGATGTCACCTGGGCGGAAGAAGCCGCCGCCTGTGTGGTGCTGGCCTCCGGCGGCTATCCGGGCCCCTACGAAACCGGCTATGCCATTTCCGGCCTGGCGGATCTGCCGGAGGGAGTCCTGGCTTTTCACGCCGGCACCGCCTTCCGGGAAAACCGGATTGTCACCGCCGGGGGGCGGGTTTTAGGCGTCACCGCCCTGGGGCCCACCCTGCGGGAAGCGGTGGCCCAAGCCTATGCCGGTGCGGCATCCATCCGGTTTGCCCATTGCCACTACCGGCGGGACATCGCCTGGCGGGCCTTCGCCCGGCAGTAG
- a CDS encoding CPBP family intramembrane metalloprotease, translated as MVSRQVSTAQVLSALVLAAVFWYLIFSVQLFNFWLSMAVAAPVLAGLSVFFQGLPVNRRDFHRQSLLTGAAAAVLLYLLFWLGYTISQWLFSFAQGQVHAIYQIRTQGEMLVMALILLFITSPAEEIFWRGFIQKWAMDRFGDLPGWLVGSLVYAGVHLSSGNFMLVMAALVAGLFWGWLYRRERNLAPCIISHCLWTVGIFLLFPVM; from the coding sequence ATGGTATCCCGTCAAGTTTCCACGGCCCAGGTGCTGTCGGCCCTGGTCCTGGCGGCTGTTTTCTGGTATTTGATTTTCAGCGTCCAGCTTTTTAATTTCTGGTTATCCATGGCCGTGGCCGCCCCGGTCCTGGCCGGTTTGTCCGTGTTCTTTCAGGGACTGCCGGTGAACCGCCGGGATTTTCACCGGCAGTCCCTGTTGACGGGAGCGGCGGCCGCGGTCCTTCTCTACCTGCTTTTCTGGTTAGGTTACACCATCTCCCAGTGGCTGTTTTCCTTTGCTCAAGGCCAGGTCCATGCCATTTACCAGATCCGCACCCAGGGTGAAATGCTGGTGATGGCTTTGATCTTGCTGTTCATCACCAGCCCGGCGGAGGAAATCTTCTGGCGCGGGTTCATCCAGAAATGGGCCATGGACAGGTTCGGTGACTTGCCGGGCTGGCTGGTGGGTTCCCTGGTCTATGCCGGGGTCCATCTTTCCTCCGGCAATTTCATGCTGGTCATGGCGGCCCTGGTGGCCGGCCTTTTCTGGGGCTGGTTATACCGGCGGGAGCGGAATTTGGCTCCCTGCATCATTTCCCACTGCCTGTGGACGGTGGGCATCTTTCTCTTATTCCCGGTAATGTAA
- a CDS encoding amidophosphoribosyltransferase: protein MTGQFREACGVFGIFAPGLDAAMLTYYGLYALQHRGQECAGIAVSDGTGIQVYKNKGLVAEVFPEETLQKLKGHIAVGHVLYGTGATSLSGAQPLSFNYLRGSVALALNGKLVNGAELHHRLAFNGSVFQSNAEAELFVNLIARYGQNPLPEALMKCMIDVKGAYALVVMNEKQLIGVRDPNGIRPLCLGKLENGYVLASESCALDIVGATFIRDLEPGEILVIDENGLTSYQTMVPVRRAVCIFEYIYFARPDSIIDGETVNIVRREMGRQLAKEVRPDADLVIPIPDSGTAAAAGYSEATGLPFCEGLMKNRYIGRTFIRPSQKMRDVAVRLKLNPIREIVQGRKIILVDDSLVRGTTSKKIIELLRRVEVGEVHLLITSPPVLYPCYYGVDTSQREELIAAKGDLEGTRRYIGADGLHYLSLAGLLNSFQGPKDRFCTACFDANYIAGKPGGQESY, encoded by the coding sequence ATGACCGGCCAATTCCGTGAAGCGTGCGGCGTTTTCGGCATTTTTGCCCCGGGCCTGGACGCAGCCATGCTAACCTATTACGGCCTCTACGCCTTGCAGCACCGGGGCCAGGAATGTGCCGGCATCGCCGTGTCCGACGGGACAGGAATTCAGGTGTACAAAAACAAGGGATTGGTAGCGGAAGTATTCCCGGAAGAAACCTTGCAGAAGCTCAAGGGACATATCGCCGTCGGGCATGTCCTCTACGGCACCGGGGCCACTTCCCTATCCGGTGCCCAGCCCCTGTCTTTCAATTACTTGCGGGGCTCAGTGGCCCTGGCCTTAAACGGCAAGCTGGTCAACGGGGCCGAACTCCATCACCGTTTAGCCTTTAACGGATCCGTTTTCCAGTCTAATGCGGAAGCGGAGCTGTTCGTCAATCTCATTGCCCGTTACGGGCAGAATCCCCTGCCGGAAGCCTTGATGAAGTGCATGATCGACGTCAAAGGGGCTTATGCCTTAGTGGTGATGAACGAAAAACAGCTCATCGGCGTCCGGGACCCCAACGGCATCCGGCCTTTGTGCCTGGGGAAACTGGAGAACGGTTATGTGCTGGCCTCGGAATCCTGTGCGTTGGATATTGTAGGAGCTACCTTTATCCGGGACCTGGAACCAGGGGAAATCCTGGTCATTGATGAAAACGGGCTCACTTCCTACCAGACGATGGTACCGGTGCGCCGCGCCGTTTGCATCTTTGAATACATCTACTTCGCCAGGCCGGACAGCATCATTGACGGGGAAACCGTCAATATCGTGCGCCGGGAAATGGGCCGGCAGCTGGCTAAAGAGGTTCGTCCGGACGCGGACCTGGTGATCCCTATCCCCGATTCCGGCACGGCCGCGGCCGCCGGCTACAGCGAAGCCACCGGGCTCCCCTTCTGCGAGGGGCTCATGAAGAACCGGTACATCGGCCGCACCTTTATCCGGCCCTCCCAGAAGATGAGGGACGTGGCCGTCCGCTTGAAACTCAATCCCATCCGGGAAATCGTGCAAGGCCGGAAAATCATCCTGGTGGACGATTCCCTGGTGCGGGGCACCACCAGCAAGAAAATCATTGAACTGCTGCGCCGGGTAGAGGTGGGCGAAGTCCACCTGCTCATTACCTCCCCACCGGTCCTGTATCCTTGTTACTACGGCGTCGACACTTCCCAGCGGGAAGAATTAATCGCCGCAAAGGGCGACCTTGAAGGCACGCGCCGGTATATCGGAGCCGACGGTCTCCATTACCTCAGCCTGGCCGGGCTGCTCAACTCTTTCCAAGGCCCCAAGGACCGGTTCTGTACCGCTTGTTTCGACGCCAATTACATAGCGGGCAAGCCCGGCGGCCAGGAAAGCTACTAA